CGCCGCGCCCTTCCCTAGGTTCCGCTCATGCCTCACGACAACCGCTCCCAGCCGCTCCGCTAGCTCCGCCGTCATGTCTGTGGAGCCGTCGTCGCAGACCAAAACCCTGTCCACATGCCTCTGCGCCCTTAAGACGACCTTGCCGATCGACGCCTCCTCGTTGTAGGCGGGTATGCAGGCAACGATAAACGGTCTATCTTTAGCGGCGGCCATCCCCCTCAGCCTCGCTTACCAGCCAAGCCCTGAATTTATATCCGGAAAGCTGGATATAAAGGGCATCAAAATCCCCGTTTACTTGACCTTGGAGCTTTTAGCCCTTTGGCTAAAAGCTTGAACCACAGAGCCATATAATATGAGTCATATAATATATGTGATGCGGTAAGGTAAGGCTGGATATCGGAGCCCGAAACCCACCGGTAGGCGCTGAAGCCCCTAAGAATCTGCTTTAACGCGCAGGATAGCCGGCTAGCTTTATATAAGCTTTCGCGATAAATAACGGTTAGAATAGCGGTGTCGAAGTTTTGGCTGTTCGGAGAGAAGCGTCACTGTGGATGAGGCAGGCGGAAAGCGATTTAAGGAAAGCTGAAAACGACCTAAAGACCTACGATTGGGACTCCGCCGCCTTTTGGTCGCAGCAGGCAGCTGAAAAGGCGTTGAAAGCGCTGCTCCTCAACTTCGGGAAGACCCATAGAGGACATGACCTCCTAGAGCTAAGGGATATCCTTAAAACCGACATGAACCTTGAAGTAGGTTCGATTGAAAAAGAGCTTAGAGAACTCACCGTACACTATACGATCTCTAGGTACCCAAACGCTGCCAACGCTCTACCCACCGACCTATACGATCGAGAAAAAGCTCATGAGCTCGTTGAGAAAGCGAAGAAGGTGATTGAATGGGTAAAGCGATATCTGCGTTAAAAAGTCAGGAGAAGATTCTCGGCAGAATAAGAAAATTCATCGAAGACGTTAAGGAGATCTGTACAAAAAATGGCTTAGTCTTCAAGGAAGCGTATCTAGTAGGTTCTAGGGCTAGGGGAGACTACCTTGAAGACAGCGATGCAGATTTAATCCTATTAGTGGACGGCGTGGAAGGATTAGACAGGATCGAGAGGCTCAGGCTATTCTCCGAAGCGCTAGCGCCAAAGATCGAGTTCACCGTCCATACAACGGCCGAATGGCTTGAAAAAGAATCGATCTGGATTAGTGAGCTTAAAAAAGAAGCGGTTAAACTCGAATAGACTTAAACCCTCCAACAGGATAAAAGTGAGGTAAAATACAGTAAAAGCGTTACGCGTACGCTGTGACTCCTCATCATACTCGCCGATCACCATCCCTATCCTCTGTAAAAATTTCTTAGTGTTCGTCACTAGTCGATGTATGCTCGATCTCCGTCATGAACTCGGGGTTTACGCAGACCCCAAACCCCCAAAAGCTTAGGCTTCCAACCCCTTGCTATGACATCAGGACTCAGGATGACCCTCTAACAGCATATAGGATGTCGTCAACGCTCGTTCAACATCAACCACAAAGCAGGGGAAAATCCTTTTTAACGTTTCTTAAAGCCCGAATGTGAAGCCGCCGTTTTAGCGGGGCTGTCGCCTCAGCCGGAAAATCCGATCCCCGGCATCAAGCCTTCCTCGCCTTCTTCAACATCTGTTCGCACTCCTCCCTGAGGTACACGTGCAGCTCCACGGGGTAATCCCACGGTAAACCATACTCGTCAATCGCCTTAGCCAACACCTGTCTCCTCAACTGGGCCAGCCCCTCCCTTGAGCTTGACGAGTCAACGCATATCAACACATCTACGTCACTCAACACTGTAAGCCTATCCTCAGCCGCACCCCCGATAACATAAGCCTCAGCCTCCACCGTTAAATCCTCCAACGCCCTCGACACAGCTTCCACAGCCCTCCTCCAATTCCTCAACTGGTTCAAGTGATATTTAACCCAGTACATCCTCCTCCACCCGGTCGAGAAGGCTAAACAACTCCTCAGCCACCCTAATCATCCCCCTCAAGCCTTCCCTCGTCGGCGCCGTCAACCCATACCTAGACTCCGTGTAAGCGCTTTCCACGTCGAATAGGCGATCCCTATATTCCCTCACAAGGCCTACCACGCTCTCCGACTCCTCGAGGTAATTCAACTCCTCCAACCTCTTAGCCAACATGCCTAGAAGCTCCCTTAAACCGTGAACCCTCGGCGTCTCCCCGGTAAGCCTCAGCAACGCAGCCTTAACCCTCAGCTGACACGCTTGATGAACGTTGAACGAAGCGATATCCAACCTACCCTTCCCCAACAGATCCCTAGCCAACTCCAAGAACGCCCCCGCCCTCTCCTTAATGACGTTAACCCTATCGCCGCTCAAACCCAACAACACCCCCTCAAACGACGAAACCCTTCAATCGATTAAACCCCGCTTCCCTCTCAGCCAACTCAACTTCACCAATCGGAGACCCCTATAAAATCCTTAAAACGCCCCCTAAAAAACAAACAGACGAATCAGCATCGTTATGACGACGATCAATATGGGAACATTAAACCCTATCAACAACTTCTCAACCAAGCCCACACGCTTATCCACATAACGCGTCAAATCCTCAAACCTCCTATTAACGTCCTCAAACCTCCTATTAACGTCCTCAAACCTCCTATTAACGTCCTCAAACCGCTTTTCCATGAATTCTAAGAGCGTTTTCACATCCTCCTTGGTCGCGAACCGGTCCCAGGGGGCGAGTCTAAGCATCAAACCCGTTAACAGCTCAGGCCTCTTCTCCAAGGCCTCAGCGATGGCTTCCGGATGGCTTCTAATCACCTTCAATATCTCTTCAACGCTCATCCAACATCAACCTGAATACGCCAATGACGTCTTAAAAGCTTTACAAACCACGCCTGCTCGCCGAAACGCTTCAACAACTTCTCCATTTTCAACTCAACACGACACCCTGGCATTGTTATATTTTGCTATACCTTGTTATACGGCTAGAATTTCCTCGGTGTAAAGGGTAAGAACGCCCCCTTCACCACGCTGTTACCCAGGATCTTCACGATCGCCTTCCACTCCTTGACTAGCCGACTGCGAACATAAACCTCCACCCCCTCCTTGAGGAAAACCAGCTCAATTCCCCTTTTGTTAAACCATCTTCCGCGATTATTTCGAGTAGGCCTCTTTCCATCTCGCTGTGTTTTGGGACAGGAATGATGATAGTTGTTTTTGATGAGAATGACGTGGCTACCCTTCCGCCCCACGCTTCTAAAGCCAGCCTCAACCAAGGCTTTAACAACGCCACGCCACGACAGCAGCAGGGGGAGCATCAACAATCACTTCAACCCTCCCTCCCAACCCTACCCTTAAAAGGCTCCGCCTTAACCTCTAAACAGCCCTCCTTGACGTCGGTTACAGCATCCCTCCCTCCTACTTTCACCCTGGCTGGCATCAGGCAACCTTAAACACTAAACTTCTATGAGTTCATCTGTTGGAATGAACCGCCTATACCATCTATTAAGCATCGCCTTATTGGCGACGTGGAGTTCCAGAGGCTCCTCCAAAGCCTTATACACTTTAACCATCATGTCGTATCTACGTTCAACCATCTCAGTAACTATCAATATGTCTATGTCGCTTAAGGCCGTGGTTTCACCTCTGACGGCTGAGCCGAATAGATAAATTTGCGCGCATGGATCTATATCCTGCACTATTGCTTTAACACGTCTAGCCGCATTAAGATGATCCCTAAATTCTTTCTCCGTATTCATCAAACCTCATCCACAAGCAACTTAAACTTGCTTGTTACAAACCTGTGAAGGCTTTGAGCTTCTCCCTCTTCATAACTGTATGGAATATACCTTGAAGTTACATACGCCTCTTCAAGTCGAGCCACATAGTGAAGCTCTTCCTCATCTTCAACCAAGGAAAGCAATTTGGGATGAAACCTTGCAAGCTCCCTTATTAACCTTCTAAGGGAATGCGTTCTCGGATATGAGCCTACCTTAACCAAAAGTTTATACTTTAAAATCAGCTGGCAATACTGCTCTAAGTTGAAAACCGCTAGATCCCATTCGCCGCTTTCAAGGAGATACTCAGCATTCCTCAAGAAGGCTTCAGCCCGCCTCCGAAGAACCTCTGCTTCCTCAAAAGACATGCCACTCACCGCATAACATTTGACTAGAGAAGATATAAATGGCATTATTTTCACAAAGCATCAAGTAAGACATTCTCAACCGCTAACGTCCCCATCCTTCCTCAACCACCCTCCCTGGCTTTATACATGTATGGCGCGCCGCATGAGGGTTGAAGGCAGTTGAACGAATACGGTGCAGCGTACATGAACTTTAAGGCAGAGCGGAATAGGATGACTTAGAAAAAGGGAGCTTTGATGAATGAACGATGCGCGTGATTGGAAAGGTTAAAACATCAACCGTACATCATGGGGCTTAATCCGAAAATCAACATATTTCCGCCCAAAAATAGCCTCATTCAACAAGCATTAAACCCTAACCATTTATAAATTTCCGCCGCCATAAATTTCACCAGTCAGGCGTTAAGGGTAAGCGTAGGATGTTAAGTAGGATGCCTGAAAATTTAATTGAGTTCTTCAAGAATGAGGAAAAGATTTTGGTAGTCTACCTATTCGGCTCATAGGTGAAGGGAGGAAAGACACCTTCAAGCGATGTCGACATCGCCCTTCTACTATCTGAAGAACCCAAGACCATGAAGGAATTGCTTGAATACTACCTGTACCTGTTAAATAAGCTATCTAACGTATTCGGGGACAGGGTTGATTCAATAATTTTAAACCTCTCCCCACCCTTACTTAAACATCAGGCGATTAAACACGGTAAGCTCATCTATTCCAGAAGCGAGAGGGCGAGGGTAGAATTCGAAGCGAGAAGCCAAAGAGAATACTTAGATTTTAGCCTAGCGTTAGCAATGTATGATGAATGTTTCATGAATGTTTCATGTACGAATCTCTACAAACAAAATTTTCAGACATCGAGGAATTCATCAAACATATCGCAAAGTACCTGGAGGGACGGTAAAATAAATCGCTCACGCCCCTTAACTGAGAACGTTGCGGCCGCCCATTGTGCATCGTTTCCAAGCGTATTGGCAGCATTTTTTAAGGCTGTTAGGGCGTGGAGACGCAGTTAAGCCATGAAAAGTGCGAATCGATAAGTGAGGCTTAACCAGCTCGGATAGGCTTAGGGCAGAGGCATCCAACAAACGTCCGCCAATATAAGCTCACAGGCCTCAAAGTAAAGATCGAGGTTATATTTATAAGGAGAGGTGCGCCTCCTCATATTGGGATTTGAAAATGGAAATAAAAATTGGGAATAAAGGGAGGGTGACGATTCCAAGCAAATTGAGGCTCCTTTTAGGCATTAAGGAAGGAGACTCCCTGTCAATCGAGGTTTCCGGCAGCGGCATACTCCTAAAGCCCAAGGGGGCTACTCTCGAAGAAACGTGGGGTTTAGTTCGAGTTGGCAAGGTTGAGGTTGAAGAGGTTGAGGAGGCCGCGGGAAGGGAGATCATTTGAGCTTTGTAGATTCCAACGTGTTTGTATACCATTTGGCCGCAGACCCCTTATACGGACAAAAAGCTAGGAGCCTGCTGGAAAGGATAGAGGCCGGTGGGAGGGCCGTTACATCTACGCTGGTGATCATCCAGGTTTGCAGCTATCTTAAGTGGAAGAAGGAGCAGAACGCGATACCAATTTTCCTATCGCTCCTGAAGCGATTAACCACCCTGGAGAAAGTTGAGGCGAATATGCTGGATTTCGAGGAGGCAAAGTCCATACAGTCAGAGTTAAACCTACCATGGTCGATGTGGGACGATATGGTGATCGCCGCTCAAATGAGGAGACTCCAAATAAAAGAAATATATTCGAACGACGGAGACTTCGACAAAATTCCATGGATCAAAAGAACCTTCTAACCTATAAGCCAAAACTTCAGAAAAAAGGGATCCCGCAAGTAAGGGTCAAGGCGAAGATTTAGGCTTTCAAGTATGGCTAAGCCTATACCATGATTAAGCCTTACCAAGCCTCCGACCTCCTCCTCATCACCCCTCTCCCAAACCGAGCATGGATTCCGGCTAGGAGCCCCACCTTCCCCGCGTCCTTCCCCAGAGACCACTCAGAATCCCAACCCACCTTTAAAAAGACGTGAATACAGCTATACGGAAAAATATTTATATGGATTGAAGGCAAACCATCAATACGGAATAAGCATGGTCAAGACAACAGTCGAAGTGGATGATGACCTCTGGAGGAGGTTCAGCATCCTCGTGCTCCGCGAAAAAGGCGAACGAAAGAAGAGCGAGACCATAGCCAAGCTGATCGAGGAATACGTTGAGAGGGAAGGTTTGAGGGGGGATCGGCGGAGGCTGGAGCACATCCTGAGGTTGGAGGAGGAAAGGGAGTCCTTCCTCAAGATGAGGGATGAACTGACCAGGGACCCAAACTACGCTGGAAGGTATGTCGCGGTGTTTCGAGGCGCCGTCGTGGGCTGCGGCGAGGATAAGGGCAAGCTCGCCGAGGAGGTTTACAAGAAATATGGATACGTACCCATCTACATTGAACGAGTAACCGCGGGTGAAAGGCGCGTTGAGGCGCCATCCCCCGAGGCGGTCCACCGTGGAGTATAGCCTCGAGTACGATCCCCCAGCCCCGGCCTTGAAGGTGAGGGTCGGCAAACCGCTCTCGGACAAATACATCGAGCTTCAGGCCAAACTGGACACAGGCGCGGATATGACCGTAATCCCCGAGAGCGCGATAGATAGAGCTGGGATCATCCCAGCCAGCCGAGTCTACGTTTCAACGTTCAAGGGAGAGGAGGATGCGGAGTATACCTACTTCGTAGACCTGTCCCTACCAGGCTATGAATTCCACATGGTAGAGGTCATCGGCTCCAAGCGTCAAGACATCCTCCTAGGCAGGGATATCCTCAACGCCCTAAGGTTAACGCTCGACGGCAAGGCCCAAACCTTCACCATAACCGACCCTTAAGCTTAACACCGATTAGAAGCCTCATAACGGCGTTAAAAGATGATGCTTCAAGTTGACAAGCCCACTTCAACCGCGATCTCAAACATTAATTATCTTCGGCTTCAGCCATGCCATTTCCCACCAATGTGCGGCGTCCCTTGAACATCTTCGACGCTAAAAAGGCTCCAACCGTTTACCTGGCTCAACTCCCAATTTTCGGTTAGGAGAAAATGGATTCGTGTAAACATAGGGAAAGGTTTGCCATGACAGCACCTTTTCAAACATCCCGCGACGCGAATCATTTCACGGGATTACCCAATATCTCGCTCAGGACCCTGTCATGGATGAGCTTTACACCTCAGACATGCCCTTTCGGCGGTAAATCTCGCCTCCTCTGACGCCTGTCTCCGTTAACAGCCTAAGATCCGCGTAATGTCGAGCAGTCATATCGGCCAACCTCAGCCTCAGCTCCTCATCCCTGGAGAGGAGTAGCTTACCTCGAGTGAAGACGTAGTGCTTGAACGGCAGCGGAGCTTCGTTCAGGACCTGAACGTCCACCGAGACCCCGACCTCGATTCCCAGCCAAGCTGAGAAATCAACCGTGTAGTAGAAGGCCTTTTCAGGATCCCTTATCCAGACAGCTATGTCTAAATCCCTGAACGAGCTACCCTCTACGAAGCTTCCGTAAACATATGCGAACACGACATCATCAACGCCCAGAATCCTCCTCCTCACCTCTTCAAGGAGCTTAAGCCTCCGCTCAGCCGACAGCTCACGGCGCTTAAACTCGAGACGAGCAAAATCCGTGAACCCGCTCATGCCCCACCCTTCTCCAAGAAGCCTCTAACATGCAGGATGAAAGTCTCAAAATCCTTTAACCCATCCTTCACGCTCTCATACACTTTATCGTCAGAGATCACCCAATACCTGTGCACGAGCAGGTTTCTAAGCCTAGCGGCTGAGGAGAGCCGAGACGCCAATTCTCCTGGTATAACGCCCTTAACCCCAAGCCTCACAAAACACTCGGGAAACCCCTCAACCCCCTCATTAAAAACGTTCAAAAGAAGGCGCATACATATGCTGGAGGAAGCCTCCACCAGCTGGATAACAAGGTACCTCATCGAAAGCCTCTCGTGAACCGTCAACTCCCCAAACCCCTTGCCCGTGAGGCTCCTAAGCATCTGAACGGCGTCATTAATTTCCCTAACCCTAGCTTCAATCGCCTCGTCAACAGGCATACATCGATTCACCCTTCAACTCCAGAAACACCTTCCATTCCTCTTAACTTTATCCAATTCAATCACACCGCCCACCCACCATAAGCCATAATTTTAGCAGAACTAACAAATTCCAAACATGCTTTTTGAAGCTTTAGCTTTAAATCCCCATCCACCGATTCTGAAGGTGCTTCGCTCAACAGCGAGATGTAAAGCTTACGATCCCTAACGATCAATTTGAGGCAGTCCAACAGTGCTTTCAGCCTCAGCTGGGGGCCTCCCTTAACGGCACACCGTCCGCCGGGATCCTTAACGCGTCCTCAAACGTGTTAGCCATCCTCAAAAGCCGTTTAAGGCTGGGTTCAGGCTTCACAACCATCCGGTATCAGTGAATTAACAGGTTTCGCAACCTAACCGTGGATTCAAAATCGCTCAAACGGCAACTCCTAGCCTTTCGTAATCCACCGCATACCCATACGCGAATCGAAAGCTGAGGCGAATCTACGGCGGATAGATGTCTAGCCCAACCCTACTCAAAACCCTATGCTTAACGGGTTCGGCGGTAGGTGCTCACATCGACAGCTGTCATACTTTAGGCAATAATACTTCATAATTATTATCACATTAACCCCATGAGCTTTGTTTCAGTTAGAGTTTCCAAAGAGCTTAAGGAAAAGATGAGAGGTGTGATACTCAACTAATCTTCATATTCGACGGACTGAACTAAGGATTCCAACGTGAACTCTTAATCTCCAAAGGGCACAATAGAGCATCCACGAATTTGAACGATGTGAGCGAAGCGACCAACGCAAAACACGCCCCACATCGCTTAGAACCCTCAAACCACCCTCAAGTACCCTAAAACACGGCGTCGACCTGATGGACCTAAGCGTCTACGCTTATATGGAGGCGTAGGCTTTTAACATCACCGGTGCGTCGATGAGCTTAAAGGTCATCGGCAGGGGCACCTGGCTGGACAAGGTTGCCCACGAGCTGATTGAAAGGGAGAAAAGGCTGAGGGGAACCCCCAAACGCATCAGGGTTGAAAGCGGCCTAGGCGCTTCAGGCTTCCCCCATCTAGGCAGCTTCGCAGACGCGGCTCGAGCCTACGGGGTGAAGCTCGCCGTCGAAGACGCCGGCTACCCCTCAGAGTACATAGCCTTCTCCGACGACATGGACGGGTTGAGAAAGGTTCCAGCCGGGCTGCCGAAGCGTTTAAAAGAGCACTTAGGCCGCCCAGTATCCGAGATCCCAGACCCCTTCAAATGCCATGAAAGCTTCGGAGCCCATATGAGCTCCCAACTCCTAGACGCCCTCGACAGATGCGGCGTCCAGTACAGGTTCATATCCGCCACCCAAGCCTATAAGGAAGGCCTACTCAACCAGGAGATAAAGACGATTTTAAACCACGCCGACCAGGTTGGGGAAATCATAAGAAGAGAGCTTTCCCAGGAAAAATACTTGGAAGCCCTACCATACTTCCCCATCTGCGAGAAATGCGGACGCATATACACAACCAAGGCGCATAAATGGATCCCTGAAGAGGAAAGAATACTGTATCGATGCGAAGGAGGCGCGTTGAAAGGGGCTGAGTTGAAGGGATGCGGATACAAAGGCGAAGTCGACTACCGCCAGGGGAGGGGGAAACTCAGCTGGAAGGCAGAATTCGCGGCTCGCTGGTCAGCCTTAAACATCAGCTTCGAAGCCTATGGAAAAGACATAGCGGACAGCGTTCGAGTAAACGACACCGTCATGAAAGAGGTTTTAGGCAAGCCCCCACCATACCATGTGAGATATGAGATGTTCCTTGATAAAACCGGGCGAAAGATCTCAAAGTCAACC
Above is a window of Candidatus Bathyarchaeia archaeon DNA encoding:
- a CDS encoding glycosyltransferase encodes the protein MAAAKDRPFIVACIPAYNEEASIGKVVLRAQRHVDRVLVCDDGSTDMTAELAERLGAVVVRHERNLGKGAA
- a CDS encoding HEPN domain-containing protein, yielding MRQAESDLRKAENDLKTYDWDSAAFWSQQAAEKALKALLLNFGKTHRGHDLLELRDILKTDMNLEVGSIEKELRELTVHYTISRYPNAANALPTDLYDREKAHELVEKAKKVIEWVKRYLR
- a CDS encoding nucleotidyltransferase domain-containing protein, translated to MGKAISALKSQEKILGRIRKFIEDVKEICTKNGLVFKEAYLVGSRARGDYLEDSDADLILLVDGVEGLDRIERLRLFSEALAPKIEFTVHTTAEWLEKESIWISELKKEAVKLE
- a CDS encoding nucleotidyltransferase domain-containing protein → MNQLRNWRRAVEAVSRALEDLTVEAEAYVIGGAAEDRLTVLSDVDVLICVDSSSSREGLAQLRRQVLAKAIDEYGLPWDYPVELHVYLREECEQMLKKARKA
- a CDS encoding HEPN domain-containing protein: MGLSGDRVNVIKERAGAFLELARDLLGKGRLDIASFNVHQACQLRVKAALLRLTGETPRVHGLRELLGMLAKRLEELNYLEESESVVGLVREYRDRLFDVESAYTESRYGLTAPTREGLRGMIRVAEELFSLLDRVEEDVLG
- a CDS encoding type II toxin-antitoxin system HicA family toxin, with amino-acid sequence MLMLPLLLSWRGVVKALVEAGFRSVGRKGSHVILIKNNYHHSCPKTQRDGKRPTRNNRGRWFNKRGIELVFLKEGVEVYVRSRLVKEWKAIVKILGNSVVKGAFLPFTPRKF
- a CDS encoding nucleotidyltransferase domain-containing protein, producing the protein MNTEKEFRDHLNAARRVKAIVQDIDPCAQIYLFGSAVRGETTALSDIDILIVTEMVERRYDMMVKVYKALEEPLELHVANKAMLNRWYRRFIPTDELIEV
- a CDS encoding HEPN domain-containing protein; translated protein: MSFEEAEVLRRRAEAFLRNAEYLLESGEWDLAVFNLEQYCQLILKYKLLVKVGSYPRTHSLRRLIRELARFHPKLLSLVEDEEELHYVARLEEAYVTSRYIPYSYEEGEAQSLHRFVTSKFKLLVDEV
- a CDS encoding nucleotidyltransferase domain-containing protein: MKGGKTPSSDVDIALLLSEEPKTMKELLEYYLYLLNKLSNVFGDRVDSIILNLSPPLLKHQAIKHGKLIYSRSERARVEFEARSQREYLDFSLALAMYDECFMNVSCTNLYKQNFQTSRNSSNISQSTWRDGKINRSRPLTENVAAAHCASFPSVLAAFFKAVRAWRRS
- a CDS encoding AbrB/MazE/SpoVT family DNA-binding domain-containing protein; protein product: MEIKIGNKGRVTIPSKLRLLLGIKEGDSLSIEVSGSGILLKPKGATLEETWGLVRVGKVEVEEVEEAAGREII
- a CDS encoding type II toxin-antitoxin system VapC family toxin, which encodes MSFVDSNVFVYHLAADPLYGQKARSLLERIEAGGRAVTSTLVIIQVCSYLKWKKEQNAIPIFLSLLKRLTTLEKVEANMLDFEEAKSIQSELNLPWSMWDDMVIAAQMRRLQIKEIYSNDGDFDKIPWIKRTF
- a CDS encoding retropepsin-like aspartic protease, which encodes MEYSLEYDPPAPALKVRVGKPLSDKYIELQAKLDTGADMTVIPESAIDRAGIIPASRVYVSTFKGEEDAEYTYFVDLSLPGYEFHMVEVIGSKRQDILLGRDILNALRLTLDGKAQTFTITDP
- a CDS encoding nucleotidyltransferase domain-containing protein, with the translated sequence MSGFTDFARLEFKRRELSAERRLKLLEEVRRRILGVDDVVFAYVYGSFVEGSSFRDLDIAVWIRDPEKAFYYTVDFSAWLGIEVGVSVDVQVLNEAPLPFKHYVFTRGKLLLSRDEELRLRLADMTARHYADLRLLTETGVRGGEIYRRKGMSEV
- a CDS encoding DUF86 domain-containing protein; translated protein: MPVDEAIEARVREINDAVQMLRSLTGKGFGELTVHERLSMRYLVIQLVEASSSICMRLLLNVFNEGVEGFPECFVRLGVKGVIPGELASRLSSAARLRNLLVHRYWVISDDKVYESVKDGLKDFETFILHVRGFLEKGGA
- the lysS gene encoding lysine--tRNA ligase — protein: MSLKVIGRGTWLDKVAHELIEREKRLRGTPKRIRVESGLGASGFPHLGSFADAARAYGVKLAVEDAGYPSEYIAFSDDMDGLRKVPAGLPKRLKEHLGRPVSEIPDPFKCHESFGAHMSSQLLDALDRCGVQYRFISATQAYKEGLLNQEIKTILNHADQVGEIIRRELSQEKYLEALPYFPICEKCGRIYTTKAHKWIPEEERILYRCEGGALKGAELKGCGYKGEVDYRQGRGKLSWKAEFAARWSALNISFEAYGKDIADSVRVNDTVMKEVLGKPPPYHVRYEMFLDKTGRKISKSTGNVFTPQTWLRYGSPSSLLLLMFKRIVGTRELSIEDIPKYMDEHDWLEQVYFGMKKVSDEKELAKLKGLYEYCHLLKPPAEPSTHIPYNTLVQLASVAPKGLEKSFIAEKLKKYGYRVAEDVAERIQYAVNWSRDFPSEEAPKERVQLTEPERQALLELAGKLKHCRGGEEAQTAVFEAARSKNIPVKRFFNILYLILLGKDSGPKLGPFIATLGASEVAEKLEKAAAHTKILEAG